One Haloarcula sp. CBA1127 genomic window carries:
- a CDS encoding sulfatase gives MGRPNVLLVVLDCVRAANTSLLGHRRKTTPFLEEFGREATVYTQARTTASWSLPAHTSLFTGVPSESHELQITERLQPGQTIFDFLDEEGYETGVFTENPYLTVHPSGLSDSFETVVTERPDSTDVDDPSETRNGVDGFWYADRLTEWIDEQTESWAACLNLMDAHMPYATRDAYDEWGANLYWGMHDELPIKWEWSVYGEQLPAGVGQLLEPLYDGAIRQTDAILEQVIGDLEARGVLDDTLVVITSDHGDGFGEPPQAATEPPAVMHGMGTQEELFHVPLVVRGPGQTEGQRIESLATLSRFPDAVLAAFDGEADDSGWFVAPDGQTTAYQAPPTGQTAEYAEQYTDEPDRFRQPASLVYRDGPGDTVYKRAAWGEDEYEAVVRGRRSEPSDGTPIDRPPSDVVADSAAQSETLEITQLASGEDEMAEYDIDGFDDVDLKSRLERLGYL, from the coding sequence ATGGGTCGGCCAAACGTGTTACTCGTCGTTCTTGACTGCGTACGCGCGGCGAACACCTCGCTGTTAGGTCATCGGCGCAAGACCACACCCTTCCTCGAAGAATTCGGTCGTGAGGCGACGGTGTACACGCAGGCACGGACGACCGCGAGCTGGTCGCTGCCGGCCCATACAAGCCTGTTCACCGGTGTGCCGTCCGAGAGCCACGAACTCCAGATTACCGAGCGCCTGCAACCCGGCCAGACCATCTTTGATTTCCTTGATGAGGAAGGCTACGAGACCGGCGTATTCACCGAGAACCCGTATCTCACAGTTCACCCATCTGGGCTCAGTGACAGCTTCGAGACCGTCGTCACGGAACGGCCTGATTCGACGGACGTTGACGACCCGTCCGAGACCCGCAACGGTGTCGACGGGTTCTGGTACGCCGATAGGCTGACAGAGTGGATTGACGAGCAAACGGAGTCCTGGGCCGCGTGCCTCAATCTGATGGACGCGCATATGCCGTACGCGACTCGGGACGCCTACGACGAGTGGGGCGCGAACCTGTACTGGGGAATGCACGACGAACTCCCAATCAAGTGGGAGTGGAGCGTCTACGGGGAGCAACTCCCGGCTGGCGTCGGACAACTGCTCGAACCGCTGTACGACGGGGCGATTCGACAGACCGACGCCATTCTGGAGCAGGTCATCGGTGACCTGGAAGCACGCGGCGTTTTGGACGACACGCTCGTGGTCATCACGTCGGACCACGGTGATGGGTTCGGAGAGCCGCCACAGGCGGCCACAGAGCCACCGGCCGTCATGCACGGGATGGGGACACAGGAGGAACTGTTTCACGTCCCACTGGTCGTCCGAGGTCCGGGGCAGACCGAGGGACAGCGAATCGAGTCCCTGGCGACGCTGTCGCGGTTTCCCGACGCCGTGCTGGCTGCCTTCGACGGCGAAGCGGACGACTCCGGATGGTTCGTCGCACCGGACGGGCAGACGACTGCATATCAGGCACCACCGACCGGGCAGACGGCGGAGTACGCCGAGCAGTACACTGACGAACCGGACCGGTTCCGACAGCCGGCGTCGCTCGTGTACCGGGACGGACCCGGTGACACCGTCTACAAGCGCGCAGCGTGGGGCGAGGATGAGTACGAAGCGGTCGTGCGGGGCCGGCGGTCCGAGCCCAGCGACGGAACACCTATCGACCGCCCACCGTCGGACGTTGTCGCGGACTCCGCAGCGCAAAGTGAGACGCTCGAAATCACTCAACTCGCGTCCGGGGAGGACGAAATGGCAGAATACGATATCGATGGCTTCGACGACGTAGACCTCAAGTCGCGGTTGGAGCGACTCGGCTATCTCTAA
- a CDS encoding NAD(P)/FAD-dependent oxidoreductase — protein sequence MYTDGQFDYDVAVVGGGPAGLTSALYTSRLGMDTVVINRGGGRAAMMTDTHNVIGVTEDVSGNEFLETAREQVQDYGGTYERGFVESVEPLADSDEDGFTVTTSDGELVVKRVVLATGFADERPDPPLPRTGKGLHWCLHCDAFMFVGEPVFVMGTGEAAAHVAMIMLNYTDDVDILTRGETPEWSDETQTMLDNHPVEIIETELSGKQTDDDGWLSAYEFEDGSVREYKGGFPMLGSDYHAELADELGLDRNDDGTVAVDDHGETSVSGVYAVGDLTPGHNQIPIAMGEGADAGIAIHKDLRKYPRSVDDIESEGAVEDVDVPAVSEELFATALTHEGHAAGPRSEATPEARADDD from the coding sequence ATGTATACCGATGGGCAGTTCGACTATGATGTGGCCGTGGTCGGCGGTGGGCCGGCCGGACTGACGAGCGCACTATACACCTCCCGACTGGGGATGGACACGGTTGTTATCAACCGTGGTGGGGGCCGCGCTGCGATGATGACCGACACCCACAACGTCATCGGCGTCACCGAGGACGTTTCGGGGAACGAGTTCCTGGAGACGGCACGCGAACAGGTGCAGGATTACGGCGGGACCTACGAGCGGGGCTTCGTGGAGTCGGTCGAGCCACTCGCCGACAGCGACGAGGACGGATTCACCGTAACGACGAGCGACGGCGAACTGGTGGTCAAGCGAGTTGTCCTGGCGACCGGGTTCGCCGACGAACGTCCGGACCCGCCGCTGCCGCGGACCGGGAAAGGGCTCCACTGGTGTCTCCACTGTGACGCGTTCATGTTCGTCGGCGAGCCGGTGTTCGTGATGGGGACCGGCGAAGCCGCGGCCCACGTCGCGATGATTATGCTGAACTACACCGACGACGTTGACATCCTGACTCGCGGCGAAACGCCGGAATGGAGCGACGAGACGCAGACGATGCTCGACAATCACCCAGTCGAAATCATCGAGACGGAGCTCTCTGGGAAGCAGACCGACGACGACGGCTGGCTATCAGCGTACGAATTCGAGGACGGAAGCGTTCGGGAGTACAAGGGTGGCTTCCCGATGCTGGGGTCGGACTACCACGCGGAACTGGCCGATGAACTGGGGCTCGATAGAAACGACGACGGGACTGTGGCCGTCGACGACCACGGCGAGACCAGTGTCTCCGGCGTCTACGCCGTCGGCGACCTGACGCCGGGCCACAACCAGATCCCGATCGCCATGGGCGAAGGCGCAGACGCGGGCATCGCGATCCACAAAGACCTCAGGAAGTACCCTCGTTCAGTCGACGACATTGAGTCCGAGGGTGCGGTTGAAGACGTGGACGTTCCCGCAGTCTCAGAAGAACTGTTCGCGACAGCGCTGACGCACGAGGGACACGCCGCCGGGCCACGCTCAGAGGCGACGCCAGAGGCCCGCGCTGACGACGACTGA
- a CDS encoding ribonuclease HI family protein encodes MDRHNQPAGDRERLPAETLSPLATRVDELLALYRYELTPAIDAINAAVAGYGGLFDPETTADEIRTAIDELIESGPPPAQQSAATSAASQVVLYVDGSAHSNGPAGAGAVIQADETPIARLGRPVGSRTNNNVAEYAALQLGLQALVARCDPESVEIRIDSMTVINHIWGNKESTVKATPYSTAITDHLSALPAHEWTHLADSDPNPADAQATVGADIAALGPG; translated from the coding sequence ATGGACCGTCACAATCAGCCAGCAGGTGATAGAGAGCGTCTGCCAGCGGAGACGCTCTCGCCGCTGGCGACGCGGGTCGACGAGCTCTTGGCCCTGTATCGATACGAACTCACCCCCGCTATCGATGCGATCAATGCTGCCGTCGCTGGCTACGGTGGCCTGTTCGACCCGGAGACCACTGCTGATGAAATACGGACCGCAATCGACGAGCTTATCGAATCTGGCCCGCCCCCGGCACAGCAGAGCGCGGCTACTTCCGCCGCGTCACAGGTAGTTCTCTATGTGGACGGCAGCGCGCACAGTAACGGACCGGCTGGAGCCGGTGCTGTGATTCAGGCTGATGAGACACCGATCGCCCGACTCGGGCGTCCGGTCGGCTCCCGGACGAACAACAACGTCGCCGAATACGCTGCCCTCCAGCTCGGGCTGCAAGCACTGGTGGCACGATGTGATCCGGAATCGGTCGAGATACGCATCGATTCGATGACCGTCATCAACCACATCTGGGGTAACAAGGAGAGCACCGTGAAAGCGACGCCGTACAGCACAGCGATCACTGACCACCTGTCGGCGCTGCCTGCCCACGAATGGACGCATCTGGCTGACAGTGATCCGAACCCGGCTGATGCACAGGCGACGGTCGGGGCCGACATCGCAGCCCTCGGTCCTGGGTGA